One part of the Marmota flaviventris isolate mMarFla1 chromosome 4, mMarFla1.hap1, whole genome shotgun sequence genome encodes these proteins:
- the Scd gene encoding stearoyl-CoA desaturase — MPAHMLQLSSSYTTITTITAPPKGSPQNEGEKLENHPLYSEEDIRPEMKDDIYDPSYQDAEGPRPKFEFVWRNIILMCLLHLGALYGIILVPTCKFYTWLWAYVYYLISGLGITAGAHRLWSHRTYKARLPLRLFLIIANTMAFQNDVYEWARDHRAHHKFSETDADPHNSRRGFFFSHVGWLLVRKHPAVKEKGATLNLSDLKAEKLVMFQRRYYKPAVLLICFILPTLVPWFYWGETFLNSLCVATFLRYAVVLNATWLVNSAAHLYGYRPYDKNINSRENILVSLGAVGEGFHNYHHTFPYDYSASEYRWHINFTTFFIDCMASLGLAYDRKKVSKTAILARIKRTGDGSHKSA, encoded by the exons ATGCCGGCCCACATGCTGCAG CTCTCCAGCTCctacaccaccatcaccaccatcacagCGCCTCCCAAGGGGAGCCCGCAGAATGAAGGAGAGAAGTTGGAGAACCACCCTCTCTACTCCGAGGAAGACATTCGCCCTGAAATGAAAGATGACATATATGACCCCAGCTACCAGGATGCAGAAGGCCCCAGGCCCAAGTTTGAGTTTGTCTGGAGAAACATCATCCTCATGTGTCTGCTGCACCTGGGAGCCCTGTATGGGATCATACTCGTTCCCACCTGCAAATTCTACACTTGGCTCTGGG CCTATGTGTACTATTTAATCAGTGGCCTGGGCATCACTGCAGGAGCTCATCGCCTGTGGAGCCACCGAACTTACAAAGCGCGGCTGCCCCTGCGGCTCTTCCTGATCATTGCCAACACCATGGCGTTCCAG AATGATGTTTATGAATGGGCCCGAGATCACCGCGCCCACCACAAGTTCTCAGAAACAGATGCCGACCCTCACAACTCCCGCCGCGGCTTCTTCTTCTCTCACGTGGGTTGGCTGCTGGTGCGCAAACACCCAGCTGTCAAAGAGAAGGGGGCGACGCTGAACCTATCTGACCTAAAAGCTGAGAAGCTGGTGATGTTCCAGAGGAG GTACTACAAACCCGCTGTCCTGTTGATATGCTTCATCCTGCCCACACTGGTGCCCTGGTTCTATTGGGGTGAAACTTTTCTAAACAGCTTGTGTGTTGCCACTTTCCTGCGATATGCTGTAGTGCTCAATGCCACCTGGCTGGTGAACAGTGCTGCCCACCTGTACGGATACCGCCCCTATGACAAGAACATTAACTCCCGGGAGAATATTCTGGTTTCCCTAGGAGCTGTGG GTGAGGGTTTCCACAACTACCACCACACCTTCCCTTATGACTACTCTGCCAGTGAGTACCGCTGGCACATCAACTTTACCACGTTCTTCATCGACTGCATGGCTTCCCTTGGCCTGGCTTATGACAGGAAGAAAGTATCCAAGACCGCTATCCTGGCCAGGATTAAGAGAACTGGAGATGGAAGCCACAAGAGTGCCTGA